One Yimella lutea DNA window includes the following coding sequences:
- a CDS encoding NCS2 family permease: protein MSTSTPVKPAPVSGFDRYFKISERGSTLAREVRGGFVTFFTMAYIIALNPLIIGTVKDGTGQFLGGGSAPNLAMVAACTALVAGVMSILMGVVANFPMSIAAGLGLNAFVAFGVAALPDMTWKAAMGLVVWEGILILLLVISGFRVAAFRALPGQMKTAISVGIGLFIAFIGLFDAGFSRAGAGTPVQLGIDGRLQGWPIVVFIVGFLLLLALYVRKVTGALLIAIVSATVLAIIIESIAKIGPRSVDGKPTNDRTWSLNVPAVPDQVVSTPDFSLVGQVDMFGGFAKIGVIAAALIIFSLILADFFDTMGTMTAIGAKGDLLDEDGAPHDTQKILVVDSVAAAAGGLGGVSSNTGYIESASGVGDGARTGLASVVTGVLFLFATFLAPLVEVIPHEAAAPALVFVGFLMMQEVGEINWRDIDIALPAFLTIALMPLTYSITVGIGAGTLAYLLIKIIKGKWREIPVILWIISFCFFLYFAIDPIRQIFGVN from the coding sequence ATGTCGACCAGCACCCCCGTGAAACCCGCCCCGGTCAGCGGTTTCGACCGCTACTTCAAGATCTCCGAAAGAGGTTCGACGCTCGCCCGGGAGGTGCGGGGAGGATTCGTCACCTTCTTCACGATGGCATACATCATCGCGCTGAACCCGTTGATCATCGGCACGGTCAAGGACGGAACCGGCCAGTTCCTCGGTGGCGGCTCGGCTCCGAACCTGGCGATGGTCGCCGCGTGCACCGCACTGGTCGCCGGAGTCATGTCGATCCTGATGGGCGTGGTCGCGAACTTCCCGATGTCGATCGCCGCAGGCCTCGGGCTCAACGCGTTCGTCGCGTTCGGTGTCGCGGCGCTTCCCGACATGACCTGGAAAGCAGCGATGGGGTTGGTCGTCTGGGAAGGCATCCTAATTCTCCTGCTGGTCATCTCCGGCTTCCGGGTCGCGGCGTTCCGAGCCCTGCCGGGACAGATGAAGACCGCGATCTCGGTCGGTATCGGACTGTTCATCGCTTTCATCGGCCTGTTCGACGCGGGCTTCTCGCGCGCCGGCGCCGGTACGCCCGTTCAGCTCGGCATCGACGGGCGCCTGCAGGGTTGGCCGATCGTCGTGTTCATCGTCGGGTTCCTGCTACTGCTCGCGCTGTACGTCCGCAAGGTGACCGGCGCGCTGTTGATCGCGATCGTCTCGGCCACCGTCCTGGCGATCATCATCGAGTCGATCGCCAAGATCGGCCCCCGCTCCGTCGACGGCAAGCCGACCAACGACCGCACCTGGTCACTGAACGTCCCGGCCGTTCCGGACCAGGTCGTATCGACACCGGACTTCTCGCTCGTCGGTCAGGTCGACATGTTCGGCGGCTTCGCCAAGATCGGTGTCATCGCGGCCGCGCTGATCATCTTCTCGCTGATCCTCGCCGACTTCTTCGACACCATGGGCACGATGACCGCCATCGGGGCGAAGGGTGACCTGCTGGACGAGGACGGCGCCCCGCACGACACCCAGAAGATCCTGGTCGTCGACTCCGTGGCCGCTGCCGCCGGCGGTCTGGGCGGAGTCAGCTCGAACACCGGCTACATCGAATCGGCGTCCGGCGTCGGCGACGGTGCCCGCACCGGCCTGGCGTCCGTCGTCACCGGCGTCCTGTTCCTGTTCGCGACCTTCCTCGCGCCGCTGGTCGAGGTGATCCCGCACGAGGCGGCCGCCCCGGCACTGGTCTTCGTGGGCTTCCTGATGATGCAGGAGGTCGGCGAGATCAACTGGCGCGACATCGATATCGCGCTGCCGGCGTTCCTGACCATCGCGCTCATGCCGCTGACCTACTCGATCACCGTCGGTATCGGTGCGGGCACGCTCGCCTACCTGCTGATCAAGATCATCAAGGGCAAGTGGCGTGAGATCCCGGTGATCCTGTGGATCATCTCGTTCTGCTTCTTCCTGTACTTCGCGATCGACCCG